Proteins from a single region of Bactrocera neohumeralis isolate Rockhampton unplaced genomic scaffold, APGP_CSIRO_Bneo_wtdbg2-racon-allhic-juicebox.fasta_v2 cluster10, whole genome shotgun sequence:
- the LOC126765101 gene encoding uncharacterized protein LOC126765101, translated as MAQQKTVRECKVLIRKIHQSVCRMTGEDVDNVQTEIASTLPLNTLAAALEMDEKLKCDEFAATTKQFVLRIKGTSDSVHDVLRSLYTDELLYLCNWDGRGGKQPLSKFLLVSNILYDSFITYGLAMFEKQVRKAIEMSHHRHKQRIYRKRKTEE; from the exons ATGGCGCAGCAAAAAACGGTTCGTGAATGCAAGGTCCTCATCCGCAAAATTCATCAATCGGTATGCCGAATGACTGGTGAAGATGTCGACAACGTTCAAACCGAAATTGCTTCCACCCTACCATTAAATACGCTTGCTGCAGCTTTGGAAATGGACGAAAAATTGAAATGCGACGAATTTGCTGCTACAACG aaaCAATTCGTTTTGAGGATAAAAGGTACTTCAGATAGTGTACATGATGTGTTGCGAAGTCTGTACACTGATGAACTTCTTTATTTATGTAACTGGGACGGTAGAGGTGGGAAGCAACCTCTCTCCAAATTCCTGCTGGTTTCCAACATTTTATACG attCATTCATAACGTATGGATTGGCAATGTTCGAAAAACAAGTTCGAAAAGCCATTGAAATGAGCCACCATAGGCACAAACAAAGAATTTATAGGAAGAGGAAAACTGAGGAGTGA